The following coding sequences are from one Thunnus maccoyii chromosome 17, fThuMac1.1, whole genome shotgun sequence window:
- the rnf8 gene encoding E3 ubiquitin-protein ligase rnf8 isoform X5 yields MDNVTTDSPAAEEDECGDSEVLCLMRVGRNSDWLRLLENTEITVGRGVDVTYQLFSPTCPLMISRLHCTFRQREDGQWTVTDKKSLNGVWVNGNRIPAEEAHRLRLGDSIQLGVPVIETKVEFDYLLVKRPLRDIKHCLAKGHREGARASQIPKKPKRKLTVEEVEPSTSKPKLYRCSSADKSFAQPCPLSPVKHHQRLSHTQEETGPSRQIQEVDRSSDGSSILCDLDNLQMYSQNILMLREQVDDTQRQVASLGGEPRRADPLREEQVKELQGQLETLRAKMHRMETLEKSFNETKRQLEAQKTQHQEELLKKQLEEALQEQKKVIGELALSRQGFEEILLAKNKELEVTKEEKEKARAQKEEVVTQVTEVLENELQCIICSELFIEAVILNCAHSFCSHCIKQWRKKKDECPICRQAIQSQTRCLALDNCIDRMVENLSLDMKARRQTLISERKGES; encoded by the exons ATGGATAATGTAACTACGGATTCGCCTGCGGCTGAAGAGGACGAATGTGGCGACTcggaggttttatgtttgatGAGAGTCGGAAGAAATTCAGACTGGCTCCGCCTGCTCGAAAACACAGAG ATCACCGTCGGACGTGGTGTGGATGTAACCTACCAGCTGTTTTCTCCAACTTGTCCCTTGATGATCTCCAGACTGCACTGTACTTTTAGGCAAAGGGAAGATGGCCAATGGACAGTGACAGACAAGAAG AGTCTCAACGGTGTGTGGGTGAATGGAAACCGCATACCTGCTGAAGAAGCCCACCGGCTGCGGCTTGGAGACTCCATACAGCTCGGAGTACCTGTGATTGAAACCAAAGTAGAGTTCGACTACTTGCTGGTAAAACGGCCACTCAGAGACATTAAACATTGCCTAGCAAAGGGACACAGAGAAGGTGCCAGAGCATCACAAATACCCAAAAAGCCCAAGAGGAAGTTGACCGTGGAAGAAGTTGAGCCGTCTACCTCAAAGCCCAAACTGTACCGCTGCTCATCTGCAGACAAGTCTTTTGCACAGCCCTGCCCTCTGTCTCCAGTGAAGCACCACCAGCGGCTCAGTCACACCCAGGAGGAAACTGGTCCCAGTAGACAAATCCAAGAAGTAGACCGATCCTCCGATGGCTCCAGCATTCTCTGTGACCTGGACAACTTACAGAT GTACAGCCAGAACATTCTGATGCTGAGGGAGCAGGTGGACGACACCCAGAGGCAGGTAGCCTCTCTGGGGGGGGAGCCCCGACGGGCTGACCCGCTCAGAGAGGAGCAGGTCAAGGAGCTGCAGGGGCAGCTGGAGACGCTCAGAGCCAAGATGCACAGGATGGAGACGTTAGAGAAATCCTTCAATGAAACTAAGAGGCAGCTAGAG GCACAGAAAACGCAGCACCAAGAGGAGCTTTTGAAAAAGCAGTTGGAGGAGGCTTTGCAAGAG CAAAAGAAAGTAATCGGCGAACTTGCCCTTTCTCGACAAGGCTTTGAAGAGATTCTCTTGGCCAAAAACAAGGAGCTGGAAGTGACAAAG gaggagaaagagaaggcgAGAGCCCAAAAAGAGGAAGTCGTAACCCAAGTGACTGAAGTTCTGGAGAACGAGCTTCAGTGCATCATCTGCTCGGAGCTCTTCATTGAG GCTGTCATCCTGAACTGCGCTCACAGCTTCTGCAGTCACTGCATCAAGCAGTGGCGCAAAAAGAAAGACGAGTGTCCCATCTGCCGACAGGCCATCCAGTCTCAGACCCGCTGTCTGGCGCTGGACAACTGCATTGACCGCATGGTGGAGAACTTGAGCCTGGATATGAAGGCGAGGCGGCAGACGCTCATCTCTGAGAGGAAAGGTGAGAG
- the rnf8 gene encoding E3 ubiquitin-protein ligase rnf8 isoform X4 has product MDNVTTDSPAAEEDECGDSEVLCLMRVGRNSDWLRLLENTEITVGRGVDVTYQLFSPTCPLMISRLHCTFRQREDGQWTVTDKKSLNGVWVNGNRIPAEEAHRLRLGDSIQLGVPVIETKVEFDYLLVKRPLRDIKHCLAKGHREGARASQIPKKPKRKLTVEEVEPSTSKPKLYRCSSADKSFAQPCPLSPVKHHQRLSHTQEETGPSRQIQEVDRSSDGSSILCDLDNLQMYSQNILMLREQVDDTQRQVASLGGEPRRADPLREEQVKELQGQLETLRAKMHRMETLEKSFNETKRQLEAQKTQHQEELLKKQLEEALQEQKKVIGELALSRQGFEEILLAKNKELEVTKEEKEKARAQKEEVVTQVTEVLENELQCIICSELFIEAVILNCAHSFCSHCIKQWRKKKDECPICRQAIQSQTRCLALDNCIDRMVENLSLDMKARRQTLISERKGESS; this is encoded by the exons ATGGATAATGTAACTACGGATTCGCCTGCGGCTGAAGAGGACGAATGTGGCGACTcggaggttttatgtttgatGAGAGTCGGAAGAAATTCAGACTGGCTCCGCCTGCTCGAAAACACAGAG ATCACCGTCGGACGTGGTGTGGATGTAACCTACCAGCTGTTTTCTCCAACTTGTCCCTTGATGATCTCCAGACTGCACTGTACTTTTAGGCAAAGGGAAGATGGCCAATGGACAGTGACAGACAAGAAG AGTCTCAACGGTGTGTGGGTGAATGGAAACCGCATACCTGCTGAAGAAGCCCACCGGCTGCGGCTTGGAGACTCCATACAGCTCGGAGTACCTGTGATTGAAACCAAAGTAGAGTTCGACTACTTGCTGGTAAAACGGCCACTCAGAGACATTAAACATTGCCTAGCAAAGGGACACAGAGAAGGTGCCAGAGCATCACAAATACCCAAAAAGCCCAAGAGGAAGTTGACCGTGGAAGAAGTTGAGCCGTCTACCTCAAAGCCCAAACTGTACCGCTGCTCATCTGCAGACAAGTCTTTTGCACAGCCCTGCCCTCTGTCTCCAGTGAAGCACCACCAGCGGCTCAGTCACACCCAGGAGGAAACTGGTCCCAGTAGACAAATCCAAGAAGTAGACCGATCCTCCGATGGCTCCAGCATTCTCTGTGACCTGGACAACTTACAGAT GTACAGCCAGAACATTCTGATGCTGAGGGAGCAGGTGGACGACACCCAGAGGCAGGTAGCCTCTCTGGGGGGGGAGCCCCGACGGGCTGACCCGCTCAGAGAGGAGCAGGTCAAGGAGCTGCAGGGGCAGCTGGAGACGCTCAGAGCCAAGATGCACAGGATGGAGACGTTAGAGAAATCCTTCAATGAAACTAAGAGGCAGCTAGAG GCACAGAAAACGCAGCACCAAGAGGAGCTTTTGAAAAAGCAGTTGGAGGAGGCTTTGCAAGAG CAAAAGAAAGTAATCGGCGAACTTGCCCTTTCTCGACAAGGCTTTGAAGAGATTCTCTTGGCCAAAAACAAGGAGCTGGAAGTGACAAAG gaggagaaagagaaggcgAGAGCCCAAAAAGAGGAAGTCGTAACCCAAGTGACTGAAGTTCTGGAGAACGAGCTTCAGTGCATCATCTGCTCGGAGCTCTTCATTGAG GCTGTCATCCTGAACTGCGCTCACAGCTTCTGCAGTCACTGCATCAAGCAGTGGCGCAAAAAGAAAGACGAGTGTCCCATCTGCCGACAGGCCATCCAGTCTCAGACCCGCTGTCTGGCGCTGGACAACTGCATTGACCGCATGGTGGAGAACTTGAGCCTGGATATGAAGGCGAGGCGGCAGACGCTCATCTCTGAGAGGAAAGGTGAGAG